The Marinobacter sp. ANT_B65 genome has a segment encoding these proteins:
- the sdhA gene encoding succinate dehydrogenase flavoprotein subunit, protein MSNIKTMSYDAIVIGGGGAGMRAALQLTESGVKTACITKVFPTRSHTVSAQGGITCAIASADPNDDWRWHMYDTVKGSDYIADQDAVEYMCSVGPQAVFELEHMGLPFSRTEQGRIYQRPFGGQSKGPDNPTQAARTCAAADRTGHALLHTLYQANLKGGTTFLNEWYAVDLVKNSKDEVVGVVAIEIETGEVAYIKSKATVLATGGSGRIYASTTNALINTGDGIGMALRAGFPMQDMEMWQFHPTGIYGAGTLVTEGCRGEGGYLINSEGERFMERYAPNAKDLAGRDVVARSMVIEILEGRGCGPEKDHVLLKLDHLGEETLNLRLPGICELSRTFAHVDPVKEPVPVVPTCHYMMGGVPTNVGGQALTQDENGNDKPIPGLFACGEAACVSVHGANRLGGNSLLDLVVFGRAAGLHIEEQLRGGFEVDGASDEDIKRAMARLDRLNSTTEGESVAEVRKDLQNCMQLYFGVFRDGKSMEEGLKKLESIGERVRNTMLTDKSSAFNTARIEALELDNLYEVALATAIAANERKESRGAHARNDFTERDDENWLKHSLYFPLDKRIGKRDVNFSPKTVDTFQPKVRTY, encoded by the coding sequence ATGTCTAATATCAAGACTATGTCGTACGACGCGATTGTTATCGGCGGCGGCGGTGCCGGTATGCGAGCGGCCCTGCAGCTGACCGAGTCCGGTGTTAAAACGGCTTGTATTACAAAAGTATTTCCTACCCGGTCACATACGGTATCAGCCCAGGGTGGTATCACCTGTGCAATTGCAAGTGCTGATCCCAACGATGACTGGCGCTGGCACATGTATGACACCGTTAAGGGGTCTGACTACATTGCCGATCAGGACGCAGTTGAGTATATGTGTTCCGTAGGTCCCCAGGCTGTTTTCGAGCTTGAGCACATGGGTCTGCCGTTCTCGCGTACCGAGCAGGGCCGGATTTATCAGCGTCCGTTTGGCGGGCAGTCCAAAGGTCCGGATAACCCTACCCAGGCAGCGCGCACATGTGCGGCGGCTGACCGTACTGGTCACGCGCTCCTGCACACGCTGTATCAGGCAAACCTCAAGGGTGGTACTACCTTCCTTAATGAGTGGTACGCCGTAGATCTGGTCAAGAACAGTAAGGATGAAGTTGTTGGTGTTGTAGCCATTGAGATTGAAACTGGCGAAGTGGCCTACATCAAATCCAAGGCTACGGTTCTGGCAACTGGCGGCTCGGGCCGTATTTATGCCTCTACTACCAATGCTCTGATTAACACTGGCGATGGTATTGGTATGGCGCTGCGTGCGGGCTTCCCGATGCAGGATATGGAAATGTGGCAGTTCCACCCAACGGGTATCTATGGTGCCGGTACGCTGGTAACCGAAGGTTGCCGGGGTGAGGGTGGTTACCTGATCAATTCCGAAGGTGAGCGCTTCATGGAGCGTTATGCTCCAAACGCAAAAGATCTGGCTGGCCGCGATGTGGTCGCGCGCTCCATGGTTATCGAGATCCTTGAGGGTCGTGGCTGTGGTCCGGAGAAAGATCACGTACTGCTGAAGCTGGATCATTTGGGTGAAGAAACCCTGAACCTGCGTTTGCCTGGTATCTGTGAGCTGTCTCGTACTTTCGCTCACGTGGACCCGGTGAAGGAACCGGTTCCTGTTGTGCCTACCTGCCACTACATGATGGGTGGTGTTCCCACCAACGTAGGTGGTCAGGCATTGACTCAGGATGAGAATGGTAACGATAAGCCGATTCCTGGTCTGTTTGCCTGTGGCGAAGCGGCGTGCGTATCCGTTCACGGGGCTAACCGTCTGGGCGGGAACTCTCTGCTGGATCTTGTTGTCTTTGGTCGTGCTGCTGGTCTGCACATTGAAGAGCAGTTGCGTGGTGGCTTTGAGGTAGATGGCGCCAGTGATGAAGATATCAAGCGCGCGATGGCGCGTCTGGATCGTCTGAACAGCACCACTGAAGGAGAGAGTGTTGCAGAGGTTCGCAAGGATCTTCAGAACTGCATGCAGCTTTACTTCGGTGTGTTCCGTGACGGCAAGAGTATGGAAGAGGGCTTGAAGAAGCTCGAGTCTATCGGTGAGCGTGTTCGTAACACCATGCTGACAGACAAGAGCAGTGCGTTCAATACGGCGCGTATCGAGGCGCTGGAGCTGGACAATCTGTATGAGGTGGCTCTGGCTACTGCGATTGCCGCAAATGAGCGTAAAGAGAGCCGTGGTGCTCATGCCCGTAACGACTTCACCGAGCGTGACGACGAAAACTGGCTGAAGCACTCTCTCTACTTCCCGCTGGATAAGCGTATTGGCAAGCGTGATGTTAACTTCTCGCCTAAAACTGTCGATACCTTTCAGCCGAAAGTCCGGACTTACTAA